The following proteins come from a genomic window of Trifolium pratense cultivar HEN17-A07 linkage group LG4, ARS_RC_1.1, whole genome shotgun sequence:
- the LOC123921865 gene encoding uncharacterized protein LOC123921865, whose amino-acid sequence MSFFPTISRSGKESLPVSTGTRSSSKSKQDHHNIDAAAAAAAGGEGILLRRRLSCSSFNNNTPAAAESDQTWSFPCSSRSKSFSFSFSIRNWWDCTWAWILSRKPIFATDLEMNEHETKLLASRDKGSWKHVFYRMRSEIRRITNSDYCTPLPQTYTAKH is encoded by the coding sequence atGAGCTTCTTTCCAACAATAAGTAGAAGCGGAAAGGAGTCGCTGCCTGTGTCCACCGGTACACGTTCTTCTTCTAAATCTAAACAAGATCATCATAATATTgatgcagcagcagcagcagcagcaggaGGCGAAGGCATTCTTCTTCGCAGACGCCTATCATGTTCATCCTTCAACAACAACACCCCTGCAGCAGCAGAATCAGATCAAACATGGTCATTTCCCTGCAGCAGCAGATCCAAGTCATTTTCATTCTCATTCTCTATCAGAAATTGGTGGGACTGTACCTGGGCATGGATCCTATCAAGGAAGCCAATATTTGCCACAGATCTAGAAATGAACGAGCACGAAACCAAATTATTGGCTTCCCGCGACAAGGGAAGTTGGAAACATGTTTTCTACAGGATGCGCTCTGAGATCAGAAGAATCACTAATTCTGATTATTGCACACCTCTTCCTCAAACCTACACTGctaaacattaa